One genomic window of Salvia miltiorrhiza cultivar Shanhuang (shh) chromosome 4, IMPLAD_Smil_shh, whole genome shotgun sequence includes the following:
- the LOC131021993 gene encoding GATA transcription factor 2-like — MDAYGALSVDDLLDLPNDDFLSSSSSSSAAAAAANADFLLHHPSSAANAHFEDSPLPTNYSTDFTDIFRVPTEDAAELEWLSNYMDDSFTDFPASELASASVNFHGMSGKGFHGRARSKRSRPVTSAGENQAPGGGGAEVARRCTHCASEKTPQWRTGPLGPKTLCNACGVRYKSGRLVPEYRPAASPTFVLTQHSNSHRKVMELRRQKDLLRQQQQQQEAYGRHFRVC, encoded by the exons ATGGATGCATACGGTGCTCTCTCCGTAGATGATCTCTTAGACTTACCAAACGATGACTTTCTctcttcctcctcatcctcctccgccgccgccgccgccgccaatgCCGACTTCCTCCTCCACCACCCTTCCTCCGCCGCCAACGCGCACTTCGAGGATTCGCCGCTTCCTACTAATTACTCCACCGATTTCACCGACATTTTTCGCGTGCCT ACGGAGGACGCGGCGGAGCTGGAGTGGTTATCGAACTACATGGACGATTCGTTCACCGATTTTCCGGCGAGTGAGCTCGCGAGCGCATCCGTCAATTTCCACGGGATGAGCGGCAAGGGATTCCACGGCCGCGCTCGGAGCAAGCGATCGCGGCCGGTGACGTCGGCCGGCGAGAATCAGGcgcccggcggcggcggcgcggagGTGGCGCGTCGGTGCACGCACTGCGCGTCGGAGAAGACGCCGCAGTGGAGGACGGGGCCGCTGGGGCCGAAGACGCTGTGCAACGCCTGCGGCGTGAGGTACAAGTCGGGGCGGCTGGTGCCGGAGTACAGGCCGGCGGCGAGCCCGACGTTCGTGCTGACTCAGCACTCGAACTCTCACCGGAAAGTTATGGAGCTGCGGCGGCAGAAGGACCTGCTccgccagcagcagcagcagcaggaggCGTATGGGCGCCATTTCCGGGTGTGCTGA
- the LOC131021994 gene encoding protein root UVB sensitive 3-like isoform X1, whose amino-acid sequence MLSTHALLSAIGVGEKSATVIGATFQWFLRDLTGMLGGVLFTFYQGADLDSNAKMWRLVADLMNDLGEPVKYMGCGDCENLSKVHGLW is encoded by the exons ATGCTTTCCACCCAT GCTCTTCTAAGTGCTATTGGGGTTGGTGAGAAATCGGCCACAGTTATTGGGGCCACATTTCAG TGGTTTCTAAGAGATTTAACTGGAATGCTTGGAGGTGTTTTGTTTACATTTTACCAG GGGGCAGACCTGGATAGCAATGCCAAAATGTGGCGTCTTGTTGCAGATCTCATGAATGACCTCG GAGAACCAGTAAAGTACATGGGCTGTGGGGACTGCGAGAATCTCAGTAAAGTACATGGGCTATGGTAG
- the LOC131021994 gene encoding protein root UVB sensitive 3-like isoform X2, translating into MLSTHALLSAIGVGEKSATVIGATFQWFLRDLTGMLGGVLFTFYQGADLDSNAKMWRLVADLMNDLAFIPDKEEEK; encoded by the exons ATGCTTTCCACCCAT GCTCTTCTAAGTGCTATTGGGGTTGGTGAGAAATCGGCCACAGTTATTGGGGCCACATTTCAG TGGTTTCTAAGAGATTTAACTGGAATGCTTGGAGGTGTTTTGTTTACATTTTACCAG GGGGCAGACCTGGATAGCAATGCCAAAATGTGGCGTCTTGTTGCAGATCTCATGAATGACCTCG CCTTTATTCCagataaagaagaagaaaagtga